The nucleotide window TGGGATCCAAAGCCGAGGTCGCCTCATCCAGCAACAATATCTTGGGGTTTCGTATGAGTGCACGTGCAATGGCTATACGCTGTTTCTGGCCACCAGAAATTTGCGCACCACGTTCGCCCACCATCGTATCATAACCGCTTGGTAGCTTGACAATGAATTCGTGACAATTGGCCATACGGGCGGCCTTCTCAATTTCTTCATGTGTTGCCGAGGGTTTGCCATAACGTATATTCTCACGAACGGTGGTAGCGAATAACACTGGTTCTTGACCGACTACACCAATCTGTGCACGCAACCATCCTACATTCAATTCACGCAAATCACGTCCATCGAGACGTACACAACCATTCGGTGCATCATAGAAACGCTGCAGCAGCTGCAATGTGGTCGACTTACCACAACCCGATGGTCCCACTAATGCAACGGTTTGGCCAGCGCGAACATTTAATGAGAACCCTTTAAGTACTTGTACGTCTGGTCGTGCGGGATAACGGAAATGCAAATTTTCGAAACTTATATCACCCACAACTTTTTCCACTTTGGCGCCACTCTCATTCAAGGGGTCAATCTTTGACGTGCGATCGATGGTGGCAAAGACATTTTGTGCCGCCCCCTTTGCCGTGGCGAATGCCTCCACATGGGGCAATGAGAAGCCCAAGTTCTGTGCACCCATTATAATACTGAATAGTACAATAACTAACGATCCAGCGGTATATACTTTCTCATCCATATAGCGGTACTTCAATATCAATTGAATGCCAAACCAAATAGCTATCGCATAGGCAATGTAAATAATGAACCACATAACGCCAGCGCCGACACCGGAGtaaaaacctttctttcgaccCATCACCTCAGCTGGCACCAGCAATTTGGCGAATCTTTCCGTTTCTTTGCGTTCGCCGCTAAAAGCAAATACCGTACGTATGCCCGAGAAGACTTCTTCAGCGACCGCACCGGCATTCGAGTAAGCTTTCAATTCCTTTTCTGTGAAAGTCCCCTGAATTTTAGCCACCAGTGCCGTTGATACAATAATAAACGGACAGCAACTGAGCACTACGAGTGTTAAGAGCCAGCCATAGATAAATGAGAAGATAGCACCCGCTACAAACGTCATTATAAGGAATACAAACATCGCAACCTTTTCGCCAATTCCCTCCTTCATTTTATCCAAATCCCTGCAATCAATTAAATGATTTAGAGAAATGTCGTAAGAGTTGAAACAATCACTTCACACATACTCTGTCATCTTATTGGCAAATGTATTGCCAGCGGAAGTGTCATACCAAGACATATCCTGACGCAAAATAgactccaaaaataattttcgtatCTGCGCAATCTGTTTCAATGCCACTGTATTCAACATATTGACCGCCAAACTTAATAGCAACATCTGGACAACGCAACCAGCCACCGTGCCCAAACCGAAAGCCAACGCATCATCTTTAACCGCCTGCATATTCTCGGCATGAGTCGCACTTGTACTAAAATCAAACGATATTTATAGgtataaattcatttattaacGAATTGCAACACTTACAGCTGTTTACCACCgccgaaaatattcaaaatcggCGCAGGCGTTGAGGTACCGTTACCCACATCGCGATCTATGAGCAGCGTCGTGAATTCGGCGTAAATGATGACATTGTATGGTACGCAAACTGAAGCTAGCGATGCCGCCAACACACCGATGGCAATGGTCAAATGATCCCATATTGTTGCATAACGAAACTGGAATGAATATGACGAATTCTAAGTAATAAGTCTTCAATAGAACTctaacttaacgtaacgtaacgtaaATAACTTTTGTTGGTCTGAGTATCGACATAATCTCACCGAAAACATACTTTAGGAAAACGAAAGACTTCTACTAACTTCCGTTCATATAGTTTTACCAATCAGAGCGATTCTGATTCCGgaaaaggatttttttttataaaatgactACAACAACCAATGATGTTTACGTAAAAATACTGAGTACTGGTACTTTAAAGTATTTAGACTTCATTTAGTACAAAATGGCATAACGCTTGGTACTAATTAGTCTGGGGAGTGTTAGTTACGGCGagtattaacataatatttgtattggTGATAAGATTTGaagtttgttttataatattttccgaccatttatcatatataatttttaagattgactttcaatttaatttcttcACAACTACAACTTACCAACTCCGAATAAGGATAATTCTTTTCTATAGTACTACTCTTGCTGCAAATAAAAGACCAAAAGAAAAGTGTTTGGAAAAGCGCAAATAACTCATTTAAACAGACCGACTTACTTTTGTGTTGCCTGAAAGTCACTTGGTCCCGGTAAACTCTCtgatttttttaagtcttcCGCAGGCTCTGGAGGACCTTGCATTGAAACATTATAGCTACTGCTAACCATTTTGATGCTGTTTCAGAGAAGTAGTCTTTCGCTAAAAagaaaagagagaaaaataaagtttatttgcTAGCTGAAGACATTTCATTTCTCCCGCTATTACGACACTGTGCAACAAGTAACAAATTTAAAGTGCCacattgattattttttatgaattctttattattatattgttgtatGTAATTGAGATGTGagtacacacaaacaaataataacacaattCATGAGCATGCAATGTTCACACTTCGAAGTGTAACAAACCGTTTAATTGCCTGAATGAAATAACTGGGAATATGACGTTCATTTGTATAATATGTACCATTTTATtggtacatgcatacatacttgtacatatattaacGTGTAAGTACttaatatagataaatattatttaagacaTTTGCATTACAAAcaccataaaaatttaacacaaatttgCAAAACAAAGCTAAATGCCCTCCTTTTATAAGCATTCTGTTTAATTAGAACCGCATATGCAAACTAATGaaaacacaataaatatttatggattCCTTATGGCTTTGTAGTCACACAAAGCACCAACTGATGTGGAATTTGGTGCCATCTCACAAGgattgttacaaaaaaaaattttttcgctcaaaaattaaataacaggGTTTTAAAAATAAGATATTCACTCTGATGAAAGGTggaacaatttttcaaaattcttaaaaatattttatacatttttatttatggtGGAAAATTCCTTAATTTTAATTCCGACGAGAACTGAATATGCAAACTAATAGCTTTTTTTCGAAACGGCCCGAATAACACATTTAATACTTTCTATTTGACCTGGAAGTTAAACAGTACTACACGATTATCTAGAGAAAgccaaagttatttttttttatttttcgcattCTATAATTCTCTTAAGGAAATTTGTGACAGTGCTAAGATcctatttttaattaacttacactgttccttaaaaatatgatttttgttaattaatatatatcttCCAAACCACCGAATATATTCCAAATTATGAAAAAACCAAAACTaatacattttctattttgtccTGGTTAATTTTTAAGGACTTAAAAGACTTAAAGATAAACAAAATGTCACCCAAAAATCGCATTAATTTGAATCAAGAATCCGACAATTacactattttatatatttttataaacgtttatgtataatatattaagaaacGAAAACCCGTCTCCAGCTCATCAGAGTACGCTGCAGGTTTTTAAGCGATGAGATCTAATACTACtccgtaaaaaaaaataatatgaacaaATTGATCCATTATACTTGTATTTCTCCGCCTACGACTAGCGCGTATTGTctgattaataaattttaagcgACTAGTAAACGGGAATGATTTAATCTAGAATCGCTAAGTCTAAATGTAAATAATGCTTTTGAACGGACTCTCAAACTGTTGTATTACCATAAAGATTACTAACTAAACATAAGTACTatcatttaactttaaataacaCTCATTATGTTCTATTACTGAGATAAGATCATAGCCattggaaaaaattattgttgaaaaCCAGTAAGATAAGGTTTAAGCACGAGAGTTTTCACTGACGATAGCCATTACTAAAGTCCGTGTATAAAAAGTGATTATGCTTAGCAAATTTGTTAGTATGAATTTCCGTTAAAAATCCTTGCTGAGAACTggttattaatatatgtaaattattatttttttatttaaactttgacCGTTatagtatttgtttttttattttttattaatattgcgACGACAACTGCCTCAGCACTTCAAATAGCTCTTTACTTctgaatataattaatttatttaattttattaaataacacaattgtcaatattttttttcatttcctgtAAACACTTCATTTCTGCCAATAAATCGAACACTTAGATACACGTtgctattatatttattgtggttTACTCCATATAAAAATTAGCTTCTAAATTTAAATCACTTTATACgttaatgtaatattttcacGTAGATAAAGACAGTTAAATTCTTCGTCACACAACAGCACTCAACTTTGTCTTAATTTCGCAATCTAATCAGCGAAACGAATTGGGCACTTCAATCTAAAATCAAATTTCGCTGTACAATTAGTTCCTACCAGAAATCTTCGTCAACACGTCTAATCAACACGAGCGCTCAAACGCGACTGAAGTCCTCGCTCAGCTCCAAATGAATGGAAATATTGGCTAGCGATACCGCTAATTATAATGATCTCTGGGAGAAAGCCATAGCGCCAACAAAAGCGTCTTATTGTTTATATACTAATTTCATTGTGTGCTTTCCTTAGCTTGTCTACAAATACTATATTGCGGTTGTAAAAATTCTTATCACTATGAGACATATAACTCTAACAGTATACACTTGTAGTACATAGTATTAGAAAAATTGTTAGCGAGTGTTAATTTGAACTCGCGTGTTGTTAATACAATTGGACTAGTGTATGCAGCAGCACCATTTTGCTTAGGGTTTCTGTAAGATTCTCTGATGCGCTcgagatattttatatttatttgtttatgctcTAATCCCTTAAGCagagaattgaaaatatttaggaTTAATAATATAGATATGACTTAAGGATCGGGTAGTGAGACGTGGGTAGCTGAAAGTATACGGAGATATTCAGAGGaaacaaatttctttgaataagtaactgtaataactatagtatatgtataatagATAATTAgagttttgtaaaatatttacacaaagtTCTGTACCTCTTAATGAAGTGAGTGGAACCATTGACGGATtttgttagaaatatatttgtagattttttgaGCGAAGAACACAGTCCAGATATTTCCGCTTTCAAGACATATAATTTACTCTAACATTACCGTAAACCTGTTACTATAGGTACTTTGCTAGCAAGCAATAAAAtccattttgattttgaaagttAAGAAAACTTATCAatgtatcatatatgtatatagcatgctttattatgtatttattgtgaTGAAACCAGTATGACTCAAGTACTTGGTGTATGTTATGGAGTTAGCTAATCAGAGATCTAATGGCGCTTACCTACGCTTTCGGACTATTCCCATCCATTATCTTAGTCTATAACGATCTAAAGAAATTCCACACCTACTTCAAAGTAATTCTTTTTATATccaataaaaagtatttatgttgacttaatacaatttttgtttctttgataagagacaaatatttatacatgtgtTCGAGTGATTCGCAATTTTGTTTTGCCCAACTTACAGACTGCCGATAACGGGGTGACAACCGACGGCTggccaataaaaatttattgccgTATAACATCTAAGTAATGCTTATTAACATTAAGTTTTCAAAGCACTAAAGTTCTAATATGAAACAAACTACTACACATCTAGCAATAGAAAATCGTTCAGCTGCCAAGGAGTTTAAGATTCAAGCGCCATTATTAATATTCAAATCGCTATTATTATTGACATACCACATATATAAAGTGTTTCTAGTGcatgttataaaaatttactgctATTACGAGAATTTCAGTTTATTAGAAAGCATTTCAGTGTGTTGTGAAATACTGATCCCTCAATATTATGAAACAAGTTTCTATGGTATctcaatataaatacatgtagTGCATACAGCCAGCAGCATTGCTGTAACCACATGCccccttatatacatatgcataatgGTGTCACAACATTTGATAATTTAGTGACATATAACGGAAGAAAtatgtaattttcaataaacatttattagtcaagataattttataaatatatttatcatatCCTTATTTATCTGGTGCGGCTCGCTTTAAAGTTtacctttatttatttacattcttcaacaattatttttaaatcaccaTATTTATACAGTCAATATCAgcgaatataaattatatattttacatgcaAAATTGGTGTACgaaaaattaacattaacaaGAACTGTTATCTattattttgattgaaaataataCGTAACTGTACAATCTCACACTTAATATGGGATTAATAACTTAATAATTGAAAAGCATGTCTACAAGCCCGGCTCGCTGATAAGATTACAAAAATCTCACAGTgagaaattttgagaaatttccGCAAATTACATCACCAATGCAGGACTGTGTGTCTCTttgttaacatatgtatatttgtagtaTTTATAGCGTACTAAAATTGTCTCGAATTTAAAAAAGAGAACTCAGATATCACACGAATTTTGTAAACCGCAATCTCGATGACGgaattttacattattatttatgGTTTCTACATAATCGGAACGGACCTGAGTTTATTTGCCGCTAAGGACTGTCAACTAGACAATATTACTCAAACCTTTTTGAGGAATTTTTCTGTCCTTACAATATGGCTTTTAAAATGTTGTCATTTCTGTAAGATCTCCAAGATCTATTAACAAAATGTACACAAATGAATGTTGTACAGAGCAAACACTAAGGTAAAAAGCAAATTTGAACCAATTATCCACAGCGAGGAAGAGCTTACACTCTTTCGCTGTTGCTCCGTATACCTCAGTTGCTGCAGCAATGCTACATATCTTCAACATTCAATAGTCATCAACGCCACTAATATGGTTCCGGCTTAACAGACACGATAAACTTCGCAAAACTATATAACAATGTCCGTGAAAGATTTTTCTGTACTCTGTACatatcatttatgtatgtaagtatatatatataaaaaattcttctATACGTGTTTAATtctcctaaacggctggaccgatttgagtgaaattttgtgtgtgtcttCAGCTGGTTTCAAAAATGGTTTGTGGTCACTATTCGGTCCAATTTAAATAGTGTCAATTTAATACTTaaatagttaattaattttatattttttataaataaatttggatGTTTTATATTTGCCAACAATAGATGGCGCCACTGTTACTGTATAGAAACCGTAggtgtataaaaatgttttggaaatttttttttggaaaatgtctTGCATGACAACGTCTGTTGGGTCcgctagttatatataaaacaaattaaagaacattttgagttttcttatctgtatttttgaaaatattgcactgattaaataaatatgtacatacatatatatgtatgtgtgtatgaataaTTTATAATGTATGGTAAAATGTATTATTcgcaaataaactaaatttccATGATCAATAACAGATTTTTATAGCCTCATCGCGATAGAAATCGTTCCGACGTACAAGTATTTCATAGTTAGAAATCCTGCGCTCACATCCGCCGAATGCTATGTAGAGAGCACCGTGTGAAGGTTGAATTTTTCCGGGAGTAATACTACCACAGTAATGTGCCCTACCCACATATAATATCTCACCATTGACAGTACGTCCTGCCTCTATAGCGCCTGGCGCGAGCATACCATTCGACGCTGGCACCCAATCGTAACCCTCACCAATGAGAATCTCGTAATTGGACTTCTGAATTTCCTGACCCGCATAAGAGACGTAGGCACAAGCTCGACTCGGTATCGCTTTTCCCGGCAGCAAATCACCATTGTGGAAGCACCGACAAACCACAATTGGTGACATGTCAGTATCGTGTCCGGCGTAAACAGCATTTGGTGGTGTATAGTTCGCGCTTGAAACAACCCAAGTATCAGATTGTTGTGGACCATAACTATCCGGCTGTGTGGGTGGTATATAAGGTTCAATTGGTGGTATTGGTGGAGTTGGTGTATAAACTGAAGCAGCTATTGCGTGATATGGTGGTGGTGGATCGAAAACTGCAGGTGGATTGTAGGGATCGCAGGCGGGTGGTGGTCCGAGTGGTGGTGGCATTGGCATCGGCATTGGTGGTCCCAATGGTGGCTTCACATCTTGTGGTGGTGGATATGGTTTCACGTCCTGAATCGGGGGTACTGGATATGTTGGTTTTATGTCTTCTGGTGGTGGTGGAGGTGGCGACGTTGCACCAATTGCCCAACCTTCGGTGCGTTTTTGTTCAACTAGAATTTCGTAAGATTCCAAACGACGTTCCGCCGTTCTAAACGGTATAAATAAAGCGCGATGAACTGAAGAAACTTTTCCAACACTCAAGCTGCCTTCATAATGACCACGTCCAATATAGACTGGTTGACCCAGTGCGGTTTTGCCACAAACCACCGCATTCTCCGGTATGACATGGTCATAACATTGACGCCAGATAAGATTTGTGCCGCAGAGTACCTCAAAGTGATCCTTTGGAATGGCTTCGCCACGCCATGAGATAAATGCAATTTGCTTCTTGGGCACAATTTGTGCAACTAGCGTGTCGCCGTTATGGAACGTGCGACCGACGTAGACTGTATCGCCGTCGAAGTCGTTGCCGCCAAGCACGGCATTTGGTGGCATGGAGGCGTACGCGGACGAATGCACCCATTTATAGtctaaagtttaatagaaaaattgaaataaaatttataatttatgtgggTATTGACTAAATATCGCAAATTCAACAAAAGGGTGCATACGTCCGCGTTATGTTAGAGTGTGAGATACGTATTTGTATATTGCAATGATTAaatcatatttgtataaattttatatcaaataatgctttttatttttcctgtgattttaatacaaattttgttctaTTGAATAGTCAAGTTATTAAGCTTAAGCGCGGCACAGAACCTCGTATGAGTCGATACGGATTTCGCGACCACCATACGGAATGAAGAGGCAGCGTTGCAATTGTGAGACTAAACCGGGGGTCAGACTGCCTTGATAATGACCGCGTCCGACATACAGACGATTACCATTGCGACCGACGCCGCTGATTACAGCATTCGGCGGGATAACGTGATTATACACGTGCACCCAGCTGTAACCATGACCGCAGAGAACATCGAATGATGTCTTATTGATCTCGTAACCGCCACAACAGACGTATGCACTACCTTTGTTAGGAACAAACTTAGCGGGCAGCAGCTCACCTTCATGCATGGCGCGACCCACATAGATGGGAGCGCGATCAGAATCGTAGCCACCAACCACGGCATTTGGCGGCACATGATATGGTGTGGTGGGTATCCATTGATCGGTGGCCTGTTTTATGAGCACTTCATACGAGTCGAGACGCACCTCATTGCCACCAAACGGTATATACAAGCAGCCATGTGATGGATGTATTTTACCGACTGTCAAACTGTTGGCATAGTGGCCACGACCTATGTATAAAGGCTCACCGTTGCGTGTTGTACCACTGCGCACAGCGTTCGGTGGCACGGAGCCACCATAACACTGTACCCAAGCGTAACCCTGACCCACCAGCAGCTCATAGTGTGTCTTCTGTATTTCTTTGCCGCCCCAGCAGACATAACCGCAACCTTTGCTTGGTATCACCTTGGCCGGCAGATTATCGCCTTCGTGGAATGAACGACCCACATAGATGGGAGTACCGTCACAGTCGCGTCCACCAATGACAGCGAATGGTGGCACCGGTTGATATTGCGACGAATGTACCCAGGTTTCTGAAAAGATGAATTcatgaattcaaatattttttgcaatactGTACAATTGATATAACAATATTGTATGGGTAAATGTTTCAAGAAAGGACTCATCAGTGATAACACGTGCACAATGCATGGTGTAAATGAAAGGTATGCAGTAAATTGGAAATAGTTAGTgtcttaaaatgaaaattattttttgttaattaaattttattagagTTATGCAGACGGTCGCAGGAAGTATGAAAAATGACTAAAGTAATCAATTCGGTAATTtggcacatacaaacaaatttgtttaaagtATCTAAAGATACATAGATACCGTTAATTATTTACTGTTTGCCCAAAAAAAGTTACATAATCTGTGTTTTCTTCATTACCGAAGGATttatgtagcaacaacaaattacaattttgaagaaaaaggcAATTTACCATGATGAATTACAGCACCGGGTTGCACCGAAATcgtagcgcctaaaagtatgcattgacattttaatattaaactattttttttgttggtttcttaaatgcaaaaaattgcaaGCTCACTCATATGTATTATTCCTTATAAATGTATCTTATCGCACACGGTTATCTGAGTTATAGTTATAGATAAATCGTTATCACTGAACTGATCAGCgttaaatttatatgaatatccatttcgaaaaaaaagaagTAAGTGCGTATTTTTTCACATGctttaaatcaaattattaatCACCTAATTTAATTTTGCACAATATTTTCACAACTTTAAAACGCCCCttcattttctaaata belongs to Zeugodacus cucurbitae isolate PBARC_wt_2022May chromosome 6, idZeuCucr1.2, whole genome shotgun sequence and includes:
- the LOC114803500 gene encoding uncharacterized protein LOC114803500 isoform X2, whose amino-acid sequence is METWVHSSQYQPVPPFAVIGGRDCDGTPIYVGRSFHEGDNLPAKVIPSKGCGYVCWGGKEIQKTHYELLVGQGYAWVQCYGGSVPPNAVRSGTTRNGEPLYIGRGHYANSLTVGKIHPSHGCLYIPFGGNEVRLDSYEVLIKQATDQWIPTTPYHVPPNAVVGGYDSDRAPIYVGRAMHEDYKWVHSSAYASMPPNAVLGGNDFDGDTVYVGRTFHNGDTLVAQIVPKKQIAFISWRGEAIPKDHFEVLCGTNLIWRQCYDHVIPENAVVCGKTALGQPVYIGRGHYEGSLSVGKVSSVHRALFIPFRTAERRLESYEILVEQKRTEGWAIGATSPPPPPPEDIKPTYPVPPIQDVKPYPPPQDVKPPLGPPMPMPMPPPLGPPPACDPYNPPAVFDPPPPYHAIAASVYTPTPPIPPIEPYIPPTQPDSYGPQQSDTWVVSSANYTPPNAVYAGHDTDMSPIVVCRCFHNGDLLPGKAIPSRACAYVSYAGQEIQKSNYEILIGEGYDWVPASNGMLAPGAIEAGRTVNGEILYVGRAHYCGSITPGKIQPSHGALYIAFGGCERRISNYEILVRRNDFYRDEAIKICY
- the LOC114803500 gene encoding uncharacterized protein LOC114803500 isoform X3, whose protein sequence is MGATISVQPGAVIHHETWVHSSQYQPVPPFAVIGGRDCDGTPIYVGRSFHEGDNLPAKVIPSKGCGYVCWGGKEIQKTHYELLVGQGYAWVQCYGGSVPPNAVRSGTTRNGEPLYIGRGHYANSLTVGKIHPSHGCLYIPFGGNEVRLDSYEVLIKQATDQWIPTTPYHVPPNAVVGGYDSDRAPIYVGRAMHEGELLPAKFVPNKGSAYVCCGGYEINKTSFDVLCGHGYSWVHVYNHVIPPNAVISGVGRNGNRLYVGRGHYQGSLTPGLVSQLQRCLFIPYGGREIRIDSYEVLCRA
- the LOC114803500 gene encoding uncharacterized protein LOC114803500 isoform X1 yields the protein MGATISVQPGAVIHHETWVHSSQYQPVPPFAVIGGRDCDGTPIYVGRSFHEGDNLPAKVIPSKGCGYVCWGGKEIQKTHYELLVGQGYAWVQCYGGSVPPNAVRSGTTRNGEPLYIGRGHYANSLTVGKIHPSHGCLYIPFGGNEVRLDSYEVLIKQATDQWIPTTPYHVPPNAVVGGYDSDRAPIYVGRAMHEDYKWVHSSAYASMPPNAVLGGNDFDGDTVYVGRTFHNGDTLVAQIVPKKQIAFISWRGEAIPKDHFEVLCGTNLIWRQCYDHVIPENAVVCGKTALGQPVYIGRGHYEGSLSVGKVSSVHRALFIPFRTAERRLESYEILVEQKRTEGWAIGATSPPPPPPEDIKPTYPVPPIQDVKPYPPPQDVKPPLGPPMPMPMPPPLGPPPACDPYNPPAVFDPPPPYHAIAASVYTPTPPIPPIEPYIPPTQPDSYGPQQSDTWVVSSANYTPPNAVYAGHDTDMSPIVVCRCFHNGDLLPGKAIPSRACAYVSYAGQEIQKSNYEILIGEGYDWVPASNGMLAPGAIEAGRTVNGEILYVGRAHYCGSITPGKIQPSHGALYIAFGGCERRISNYEILVRRNDFYRDEAIKICY
- the LOC114803500 gene encoding uncharacterized protein LOC114803500 isoform X4, with product MAEHHWVSTTIENELPPFAVQAGHDSDGDPIYVGRAYHNGDLLVAKIVPNKSQAYVAWGGEEVNKHDIEVLAGHNYHWVPDANGSVPTGAVSCGQTSLGEPLYVGRGYHANSLTPGKVHPSQGCLYIGFGGEEVTITNYEVLVPPETWVHSSQYQPVPPFAVIGGRDCDGTPIYVGRSFHEGDNLPAKVIPSKGCGYVCWGGKEIQKTHYELLVGQGYAWVQCYGGSVPPNAVRSGTTRNGEPLYIGRGHYANSLTVGKIHPSHGCLYIPFGGNEVRLDSYEVLIKQATDQWIPTTPYHVPPNAVVGGYDSDRAPIYVGRAMHEDYKWVHSSAYASMPPNAVLGGNDFDGDTVYVGRTFHNGDTLVAQIVPKKQIAFISWRGEAIPKDHFEVLCGTNLIWRQCYDHVIPENAVVCGKTALGQPVYIGRGHYEGSLSVGKVSSVHRALFIPFRTAERRLESYEILVEQKRTEGWAIGATSPPPPPPEDIKPTYPVPPIQDVKPYPPPQDVKPPLGPPMPMPMPPPLGPPPACDPYNPPAVFDPPPPYHAIAASVYTPTPPIPPIEPYIPPTQPDSYGPQQSDTWVVSSANYTPPNAVYAGHDTDMSPIVVCRCFHNGDLLPGKAIPSRACAYVSYAGQEIQKSNYEILIGEGYDWVPASNGMLAPGAIEAGRTVNGEILYVGRAHYCGSITPGKIQPSHGALYIAFGGCERRISNYEILVRRNDFYRDEAIKICY